Genomic segment of Hylaeus volcanicus isolate JK05 chromosome 6, UHH_iyHylVolc1.0_haploid, whole genome shotgun sequence:
AGCACGCCTCCCGGTCAAATGGATTCAGGAAGATTCCGCTAACGAATCCGCTGATTTATCGTCCGTTCGGTTAGCCCTCGGTTTTCTCCGTACCGCGTCGGTTTCCACGCGCGGCCAGTGGGGCGAAGAATTATTGCTTTTCGGTCGTAGAGGACGGAAATACGAGCGCGGTTTGTTCTGTAACAAGAATCACTGTATGGTAAATAATTACGGTGGCAGCTGAGGGATGACTATCGGAGAAGGGGATAGAATTAATAGACGATATGCTTGGACACACACCCTATTGGATTTCAGGGCTATTATTTTCATCTACATCGGTCGAGATTACAGCTAGAGATgggtattaattttgtaaaaataattcttggcAAAATTGAATGNNNNNNNNNNCTCGATACCTTTCTATAGATTATATCTAGAGAGATGGGTATTAatttggtaaaaataattcttggcAAAATTGAACGTTCTCGtccaagaaaattattttcttgagCTTGAGACTCTCAGCATCCTACCAAAGgggatattatttattccacCGCAGCACCTCGATACCCTTCTACAGATTCTAGCTAGAAACATGTGTATTAATTCTGTACAAATAATTCTTGGCAAAATTGAATGTTCCCgttcaagaaaattatttccttgAGCTTGAGACTTCCAGCATCCTACCCAAGCACCTCGATATCCTTCTACTGAAAACAATagataattttaagaaactaaACCTGCACAAAGAAAATTGCGCCCATGAAGTGGAGACTCGTCCGAACGAGAGCTTCGACGGAAATTCGAGATCAGCCACAAAAGCATAAATTATAATCAGGCTCGATTACGCGGAATGGTTGTGATTCCCGACGGAACGTGATGAGACGGCGACCGATTCGATTTGCGTGGCCCACGCCTACGCATCAAAGGGGCCGGCATCGTGGTCCACGCCAAAGGATTACGTGAATACCCGTGCGAGTCTTTTTCTCGGGCGATAAATCCAGCTGGTAATTCATGGAGGGGCGCGATTCACGTGAAATCCAATGCGTAGATCGCATTCACGCGTACATGTGCACGTCGCGTGCAAGGGGGAGCGATAGAAAAGACGAAAGGCGAGGGAGAATGAGGAGCGAAATGTCCTGCTCCTTGGTTTGCGCGACACGTGACCCCGTGGCCTGCGGCCCGAGCAAAACGTGTTATTTAGAGGAGGCTGGAATTGAATTTGAACCATGGTCCGCCGAGAGCTGGTCGTTGGCCAGGTACTCGAGGGGATTTTCTAGTTCAGGGATGAATTAACACGGTAAGCATGACAGAAGGCGATGCTTAAATATTCGAGACTAGAAAACGAGGAATCGATAGTCGAGAAATGGGTGAGAGGACttttcattaaccctttggcctaCAACGACGAGCGAGACTCGTGTTAAGAAATTTGAGCCATAAACAATAAGCACGAATCTAACTCGTGGTACTTGGTTCGGTCTTCCTACGTGTAGGTCAAGGagtaaaggaaataaaaaaaattaattccaaaggtgaggtgacaatgaaaataaatctggataggatctgtgaattaaaattaaattctacgacGAATGTTAAACTATTAAACCTTCAACAATCTCGAGATACAAAATTAAGACACCCAACGTGTTACATCGAATCTCAATTGATCACTAGCGACCCGACGATTCAATTATACCTATTCTGATAGACTTCGTGAAGCAAGCTACCCGCCGCGTGCTCTGCCCCCCGGTACCCTAACAGCGGTAAGGTGCAACTTTCCATGCGCGACCTAACGAATTTACGAACATCCTGGACTACCACTATCTTTTCTTCCCCCGACATGTACCGCATCCACGGTCTCAGACACAAATACGAACATTTCGCTGTCGACACGCCACGGGCATGTTTTCTCAGCTGGTGCCCTAACTCTCGATCTCGACGATCCTCCTTCCCTCGTCTTCCATGCCACGGCAGATCCTGGTGGATCCTTTCAAGACACGGTCGGCTACCCACAAAGGATCTGCCCTTTCATACGCACGTTATTATACTCTTTACAGAATATCGTTCCACCTTCTCCCTTTGGAACGAGAGGGAAGAAgaaggtgaaaaaaaaagaaggactCGGGTCTGCGCGATCGGCGTGTTGGTGTTATATGGTGTtatacgaatatatatatgtgtacgcCCACGCATTGTGAGTCGAGGCTTGAAGGCAGGGTGGACGTTTCGACGAAAGCCTCGAGattttctcgtttaatttGTTGTTATAGCTGCTTGAGACGCGGATCGGGCCATTCGTTCGACCGTACCGATCCTCAAACATTCATTATGTTTTCTCGTAACACATCCACCACCTACGCAGCCAGCCCTGTCACAGGCGTTTCGGCTCCCGCGAGCGGAATTGCGGCTTTTCCGCGGTTCCCGTGTTTGCTCTGCACTCGCGGCAAGATCCGCACTCGTCCCACGTATCCAGTTAACCGTCTCTATTAATCGAGGGAAAACGGGGATGGCTCGGCAGCCATTGTGTGCCGAGTGTACCAAACCCGAGAACGGCTTTGGGATGGAGCGTTGGGGATAATTAGTATTGTAGCAATATTGTATGGCTCGTGGAACTCTTTCATCGTTTTGtgttattgttaaaaatacctGCGTTGGTAGAAAGATGTAGTCTTGGCTTcgatttgattgaaatttgcTGGAATAATTTGCAGATTGTAGATTAGAATAGCTTCGGTAGTTTAAGAGTTTAGTATTGATAGTCTTGGCTTcgatttgattgaaatttaatggaatattttgcAGATTGTAGATTAGAATAGCATCGGTAGTTTAAGAGTTTAATATTGATAGTCTTGGCTTcgatttgattgaaatttaatggaatattttccaaattgtAGATTAGAATAGCATCGGTAGTTTAAGAGTTTAATATTGATAGTCTTGGCTTcgatttgattgaaatttaatggaatattttccaaattgtAGATTAGAATACGAGTAACTTCAGcagtttagaaatttaatatagataGTCTTGGCTTCAATATGATTGAAATTTGATCCAATATTTAGCAGATTGTAGATTAGAATACGAGTAGCTTCGAGTACTTTAGAAGTTCGATATTGATAGTTTtgacttgaaattaattaaaatttcatgcaaTATTTTGGAGATTATACCTTAGAATACAAGAATAAGTACTACACATTCAAAAATTACTGAAGTATAATAACATACTTTTGACGTCATTCTATAGCAGAGGATTCTAAATCATCGTAGATCGTTTTGAGAACTGATGAAATCGTTGAAACGCGAATCGATGGAGAATTCTTTAACGTGGGTTTGAAAAGTCCAATTTGGTAAATTATCTAATCCTCTGTGAGGGCACTCGAGACCCAGCAACCCGAATAAATATGAGGCAACGTGGTCGTCGGGAAAACGCAATTTGCACACAGGGAACCCAATTGAGCAGCTGATCGCGTCTCTTTCAACGATTGCGTCACGGATTGGATCTGATGCGATTAGGAGATGGTATTATTGCGGTCCATTAGCGATTGTTTGTAAGAGGGAGCAAGTCAATCTTCGTAGTTCGATGAGTTGTAAGGAATGCACCTCAGGTTCAACTTGGAAAACTTAGTGGAGCGTTCACTTACCTAGGCGGATCTCTTCTGTCTGATTTGGCACATTTTCCTCCCCTACTGGCGAGAACACGCTCTTGGCTTTTCAATAAGGGCTGCCTTTGGCAGGATTCGACGTGCCATCGCACTTGGCAAAAATTCCAGGCGAAACAATGCGGTTcgatcgaaataatttctcgatTAGTATCTGTTAGTATCTTCCCAGACGATCCGTGAAGGTGGTTAAAAAGACGTTGCGAGCTTCTCTGGAAGGGAACACGGGACCCATGCACTCCAGCAGGAGTGAATTTCTGTCTTTCACAGCAATTTTGAAATCCTCTTCGGAAATGCTCCCGTCGCGGTCCACGTCGAGCTTCTTAATCAGCAAATCTATCATATCCTGCAACACAcgtgatttttattgaagtaTACCATCGTAATTCTACACGTTATACCTTAACTGCTTCGTCGgggttttcattattttgcagTTTGATTAGACAACCGTgcattattagaaatatatgCTCCTTCTTTAATGTGTTGGTCTTCATGTTATCGTACACCTGagaattcgaaatttcaatcATATCGGTTCCATATAATATCGAAGTCATGTTCAAGCAAAATTGCAGTCAgagtaatgaaataaaattgtaatttcattaaaagaattgaaagttCGCGAGAAAATCATAATTCACTTGATAAGCGAAGTGTATCTGCTCATCCATGCTCCCACGAATTAATACCGAAAGTCCTTCGATCCAATCATCAAGGTGTACCTACGATCGTTGCtccatattaattatttaccaaTAAGCAACTTCCTTTCGAACATTCCGTTACCTGCAAAGCGTGATGTTTATCGAACGCAGTGAATACTCTGTCGATCAATAAATGGCGAATATTCTCCGTTAAGTCTAGGCCTGGTTGGAAGATATCACGAAGTATGGATCTGCTTATAGGTCCCAAAGTTTGTACGCATTTGCGATGAATTATCGCCAGCGCTATTGAAAACGAGTCGACTTAATATCCGCTAAAAGTTCGCAGTATAAAGATATAACCTTCAACTTCTCTGACGTTGAAATGAGTGTTGCGTGCCAGTCGTTTGAACTTTTCAGCGTTCTTTGTTCTGAAGACAATTTCTTGGAGCGTGTTGTTTAGCATATCAACTGGCTGTGCGGGAGGCATCTTGTCTGATTATATTGACACTTGTAAATTTtgatcaaaaaataaaattttctttcgaatggtCACGCTAGACCTCCATTTTCAACGATCGATTGTTTGATGTTCAAATTTCGTGCACTCTTGTAAATGCAGTCGGTTTCGTAAATAACCATccgtgtttattaaaaaagtttgtctaaattagtCACTAGAATCATACTCTACAGTAGCAGACTCGTCTATGTATATATTGCTCATAAATGTTATTTGAGATTAATACAGTGTgcatataatatacattctggctgaaatatttaaaacaggaAGCTGTCTTCATCGGCCCATTAGCTCAGTTGGTCAGAGCGTCGTGCTAATAACGCGAAGGTCGCGGGTTCGATCCCCTCATGGGccacattaatttttttaaatttttgtttcaacatTCGACAATAGATCCATGAAACGATACAGTCGATCAAAGTTCAGCCACAGTTTCCCTTTCTATCCATTAATACTAGACGTAGATTTCGAAGCTTCGAATACTCCCATATATCGGAACAGAAACAACTAGACTTTCACCACTTTAAGCAACTCGTACCTATACTTCCcagaatgaaaaaatattttctttaaaatcgaAACAATGGACCGCATTCTAAGAAGCCTCGCACGCTCCGAGCGTGCATTACATCCTCCAAGGAGTGGTCTCTAACATATGATCAATAACCCGCGTTTCActcgtcattattattattatttgacgTTAAAATTCATAGTCACCGTATCTGACAGTGATAAAGCAACGATCGCGCCAGCGTTTCGCGATAACGGCTCCTGGGAAGACGTTCCGTGCGAAAACGGGTCAATCCGATCTTTCACCTCTGGGAAAGTTCACGCAAGCGAAGCAATCGCGGGGAAGATTATCATAAAAGTGTGCCCCGCGGGTTACGAGGAGTCTCGCATGGAAATAAAGTTTCCGCGAAACGGTCGTCGTCGAGGATGACGATAAAAAGACGGCCAgcttcgaaaaatgaaattcggtTCGACAACCGACGAACGGCTCACGAATTCGTTTCACGGGAGTCGCCAATAAAGTCCCGCCTAAGTATATCTAATGACATCATTTGGACGGGGAGCGTAATAAACAGGCACAGAGTCGCGGGGATTTCGTCGAGAATGTAAAAACGGATTAAGGAGCGCGAGAAACTGTAAGTGCGGGTCCTTGGTCACGCGGAAGGGTACTCAAAAGGACGCGTTCCAAAGGAATTTCGCTTGGGACACAAATCCTTCAGGGCATAAAAAGGTAGAGATTCCTCGTGTGAGGACCAgggtaaataattaatgaattaacacgttgactgctgGACTAAAACTCGTGAACATTTCTCAAAGTTCAAATTTCATCTCGAATTTCGTCTCTCAAGAAGACtagataatttcatatttatcgtggtatttaaattttgaacttATCAAATTCACAAATCCTGTTCAAATTTATTGGATTGTCCAGAAAAGGGatattttaaggaaaattcagagacacatttgaattttggtgTACAATCAGTGTAAgaattcgtacagcaaccaatttaaaataaatgcttccTGTACGAATGCTTATTATACCAActgtacatttattgaattaccttttaatttttgcgCCAAAATTCGGCatagactttccagacaaaccaCTATTTTCGTCATCGTCTCACACTTGGaattaatatctttaattCGATTAC
This window contains:
- the LOC128878461 gene encoding calaxin-like isoform X1 → MPPAQPVDMLNNTLQEIVFRTKNAEKFKRLARNTHFNVREVEALAIIHRKCVQTLGPISRSILRDIFQPGLDLTENIRHLLIDRVFTAFDKHHALQVHLDDWIEGLSVLIRGSMDEQIHFAYQVYDNMKTNTLKKEHIFLIMHGCLIKLQNNENPDEAVKDMIDLLIKKLDVDRDGSISEEDFKIAVKDRNSLLLECMGPVFPSREARNVFLTTFTDRLGRY